The Triticum aestivum cultivar Chinese Spring chromosome 4B, IWGSC CS RefSeq v2.1, whole genome shotgun sequence sequence CCAAGCAAAAACCTTTACAACTTGATGACGGAAGGCAACCAAGCCACAACCCCATAATGCAAGCGGACTACTCCCAAATCATGAGGCCACAAAACCACAAGAGCAAACATGAAAACACCCCCAACACGCTGACCCTACCAAATGCCGACATATGAGACGCAACTACACCGAATTGCCCCCACAAAATAGCCATCATCATAAGCAACTGCGGACACCTTTGTTATAGCGTCACTCTTCTTGCTTCTACATTTATCTGAACTCTCTTCAAGATGCTGGGTCACGAGCTAGCACCACCTCTCTTCTTATCCCTGATGGCCTTCTCCTTCAGAAGACAACCAATCGTCTTCTTGGATCCAGGGTCAGCAGCCTCCAAAGCTACTAAGAAATCACAAATCTCTTTGGCGAGGAGAGCCCCGGGCACAACCGTCGACGCTTTGGACACAACAACCACATCACTTGTGGGACCAACAGCATCAAAAACTCCGTGCTCCACGAGGCCAAGAGGCAGGCAAGCTGACGCCCGACAAGGCTCCACGGGGGATGGTAAGGGCACCAGGGCCAGCTCCGAAGCCTGGAGAGAGCCCAGCTTTAGCTGCTCCATCGACTGAGGCGAAATAGGTCTCCCACACAACAGCTGCAGCTCACGCATGATCTTCAGCACTGGAGATACAACCTCGGTGGAGGCCTCATTCTCGTAATCCGGCAACACGGGGGGCGTCGAACTGGACCCAGCACGAGGCGAAAAGGTACCAAAAAGCTTCACATcttagatgtgctttagcaaaactataTGAAGAATACCAATAGGCCGAATCTGCTAGAGATAATCTAATGCTCTATGATTCATAGATCCCTCCCTCATCCCCAGTGGACTTTGTTGTCATGTGCGGCGTGGGGCTGGGTCCGGTATACATGGCCGGCACCGGCAAAAAGGGCATACATGTTGTGTGTGGCGTTAGTAGGAGGGACTTTCCCATCTGGTGGTCAATGTCCTTCCACTCGTGCAATTCCCAACCCAACGTTTGCTTTGTCAGCGCTTGTTGACCAGCACCATGAGTGAGCCTGGATCGAAAAACAaagagcagccagccagccagctttGCCGAGGTCGCCATCACACACACGATCGTTATTGGTTAGCGAGCAGTGGCGGCGCGGTTGCGTTGACGTGGCGCGCACCGGAGCGCGCTGGCGCTGCGGTGCAAATGGGGCACCATCGCCCTAACTCCAACCCAAAGCAGGCCGCATGCATCTTCCATGGCGTAATCATTCATTCCTATTCTTTTCCTTGCACTGGACGATGACTCAACCCGACCGCGAGTCCGTCATGAACCTTCCGGGCCTGGATCCCCTCCCTATAAAATCCACACGTACGCCAGCTGCTGCTACTCACAAGTCAGACACAAGTCTCGATCGACCCGTCTGCCTGCCGCGAGCATCATTGGCGCGTCGATCCAGGTTAGATTACGATCTTCTTTACTCCTTCCTTCCCTTTTTGTTTGGAAACAGAACATGATCGTGACCTGGAAAGAGTCTCTTTTCACGACTCATATGTGGTGTGTTTCTCCTACGTAGTACTCGTACGTACCAACTCATTACTTCGAGTGTTTTGTCCAGCCCACGTTTGTTTGGTAATCCCGCGCGCGCGGCATTGATGGGTTCCTCCCAGGCGCTTGCTCTGTGGGTGGTGATCACGCACCTCCTCTCCCTTGGCGGCGGCTTCGCCAGTTGCGCCTGGCCGAGCTCCGCGACGCACGACGACGCCGGCTGCCTCAGCTGGCGCGTCATGGTGGAGGCCAACAACGCGAGGGGCTGGCGCACGGTGCCGGCGCCCTGCGTCGGCTACGTCAAGGCCTACATGACCCGGGGCCAGTACGGCAGGGACCTGGACAGCGTCATGGAGCAGGTGTCCGCCTACGTCGaccagatcgccgccgccgccgccgacggcctCGACGCCTGGATCTTCGACATCGACGACACCTGCCTCTCCAACCTGCTCTACTACCAGGCCAAGCGCTTCGGGTACGCGCGTCTCCGGCCCGGCCGTTTCATTCCGTGCAAGTGCAGCCAGCGAATAATGCATAtggcgtgtgtgtgtgtttcagGGCGTACGATCCCATGGCCTTCAAGAAGTGGGCTAGCCAAGGGGCCTGCCCGGGCATACCGCCGGTCCTTGGGCTGTTCGCGGCGTTGCAGGACAAGGGATTCAAGGTCTTCCTTGTCTCCGGGAGGGACGAGCAGACTCTGGGCTCCTGCACGTCCCAGAATCTGGAGTCGGAGGGGTTCTCAGGGTACGAGAGGCTCATGATGAGGTACAGTACCAACACCCCTCTTGTTGACTTGCTTGGTTCCCGAGAGTGTGAACCTTAAACACACGTTACTATTGTTAATTTGTTGGTAATAATTCAGACTTCAGAGAGAGGCAAGGTTGATTTCTAGTAGGAGTAGCATAGAACATGATCGAAATGTGTTTGCAGAACTCCCGAGTACCGAGGGCAGAGCTCGTCGCTGTTCAAGTCGGCGATGAGGAAGCAGCTGGTGGACGAGGGCTACAGGATCCGCGGCAACGTCGGGGATCAGTGGAGCGACCTGCAGGGCGACAACGTCGGCGACCGCGTGTTCAAGATACCAAACCCCATGTACTTCGTCCCGTGAAAACACACGGGTCGCCGGCGGCCGGCCACCGGTGTGCTCGCTGGCCTGCCTGTCTGATCGACTAATTCATAGGCCGTGTAAACAACGGCCGATATGTGGCAAAACAAGCATAGTAGAACGTAAATCATACACTCGAATTGAAGGCACATTTTCCTGTTGTTAATTTTCGTGACATTCGCTAGTTTTTTTTCGTGACATTTGCGGGCGGTTGACATTCGCTAGTTTGGTTATGAACGATAATGTAATGATCTGGACGCCATTCAGAGTTGCCAACCTAAAGGCTAAGGGCATCCCCAACACGGATGCCCAACCGCCCGCAAATGTTCAAAACTGATGGTTCAAATATTCTTAGGCCTTCAACGCATGTCACTAAATTGGTCCGGACTGGTCTAGACGTTCGAAATCCGCAGCCCGACCTTAAATCGATGGGAGCTCTCGGGCGGTCAAAACGTCCGCCACACCGAACTCCGACACTCTGACCCACTAGAAAGCCCTATCCGGCCTTTGGGATTAAAGACATCCGCGCATTCACACCTATTGCTCGGCCACCCGACTACCCGCATTCACGTCGTCGCGGGGCGAGAAGCCTTCCTCGGCTTTAAAGTCGACCAGCCTCCTTCGCGCAAACCCTATATGCACACCCCTCCTCACCCACACCTTCACCGACCACCATAAAAAATGCAAGCTTGCGACGAGCAAGAAGTTGGATGCCGAGAAGACAGGACGGTTGTCGGGTTCGTCGTCCTCCACGACTCCGTCCACCGTGAATATGGGGACGCTGTAGGAACGAANNNNNNNNNNNNNNNNNNNNNNNNNNNNNNNNNNNNNNNNNNNNNNNNNNNNNNNNNNNNNNNNNNNNNNNNNNNNNNNNNNNNNNNNNNNNNNNNNNNNNNNNNNNNNNNNNNNNNNNNNNNNNNNNNNNNNNNNNNNNNNNNNNNNNNNNNNNNNNNNNNNNNNNNNNNNNNNNNNNNNNNNNNNNNNNNNNNNNNNNNNNNNNNNNNNNNNNNNNNNNNNNNNNNNNNNTAATTTTCTTCGGAAAACTTAGTTCTCTCAGAACCCAGCAGCGGAATAAATGAAAAACAAATTGTAGTGAACTAAAATAGAGTACCAAATGAAAACTAAGACATGCATCGAAGTAAATCATACGAATGAAAACACATCGAATGTAAACATGAGTGACATACATAATCGaagatgctcgatggcgacaagcTATTTGTTCAACCAGTTCATCCTTCTGcgcaaggactacgtctggttggaggggctgtgacttaacacggaagataaactctcttcaccccaTTCTCCTTGACAATCGATTCGTCAACCGATGccgatcactcgtggtagatacttgaaggcgatctccaaacctttacagacttcttcttcgagaaccacaatcacttttggtctctgaagaaattggcACCAAACTGTCTAGAGAGTTTGcatctctcaagagtaataggcggagcgtattaaacttagattccagtgatgctgaaccactatctaattcctcggctctagggtttttctctcggtggattttaaactcaaatcactcagagagtgggttgctcaacaatcttctcagaatcaaacggagcagccaccggacaaagtcggtgcggggtggctatttatagccgtagCCTTCCCgaatgggaaatgaccattttggacatgaggtccagccaatggccaaccgacacgttcGCAACAGCCGGATtttggagcaacggtaacattacttgaggaacaagtaatgctaactccttggTACGAGTCAAATCTCTCGTAGCGaggaagatcacagtctcttgctggcaagtatttgctcagagcacaaagagatttctctcacagctttcataggatttgggtttagcatcagagaatcaaagcttcgaagctatacccctcttaatagtacggtggtactatgactcaatgaaagaagaagaacaacGAAACAAATGCTACGCCTTCATCTCGTCTTCATTCTTGCTTGGACGCAGTCATATTCTTCGAACAGGCACCAAAACAATTGCTTAAACTTTagcaatttttaggggtcactcttgttagctttatcttcggtgataaccttcgctGCTGCGCAGGGAGATTACCTTCGTCATTTGCATCAAACTCCTCGATACTTCAGGGACctattactctgtgtgcactagaaaacacataagtcccatactatTTATGttaacaaactccaaaacataaggggcctatcattgcaccaacaatctccccctttttggatggttgttgacaaaacagataatCATCGAAGTGAAGATAGATAAGTGAAATATAGAACAAACAAGATTGAACTTGCATTACTTGACTCAATGATGAAATATACTCCCCTTAGATGTATGCAGGGTCAATTGATATACAATGAAGGTCCTTGCAATTCATTTGAGTGAGTGGAGGATTTTCAATCATACGAGGTAATGATTTGCACTGATGATAGGTAATTCAACGAGAATATGGTGCAATCATTTATGACTTCTAACAATAATTCCACCTGCAAAACAAATACTTCGAGAGAGAATAGTGCAGTAGGTGGGGCTATCAATATTACAACCCATACAGAAGTTTTACATCAGAGCACAATAACTGGCTTAAATTGTCTTAGAAATACATAACGCAAAAGCCTCAAAAACAGAGCGAATAAACAAGGATACCAAATCCAACAGAGCGAATCTATCGAAACTCTCGATGTAATTCTCCCCCTTTTCgtcaactagtgtcaaaaaggtgATGAAAAACACGAGTGCAAAAGAAGGTGAATCTGATTCACTCCGAGGCATCGCCTGAAGAACTTCCCGAAGAGGTTTCTGATTCAGAGGTGGCTGGAAGATCTTCATTGTCATCATCAGCAGCAGATTCTTCAATACTGTCTTGGGACTGAGAAGTTGAAGGCACATTAGGATCAGCCTGTTGAGTCTTGCGGGAGAAAGAATTTCCTTCTCCGTGGGCGAAGTTGCTTCTGACTTGTCGAGCAATTTGTGCAGTTGAATCCGAAGTAAATTGGTTGTTGGTTCACGAGCTGGCAGAGGAGGAGTGATCCGATGTTGAAAACCTTCAGCTGAGAACCCTTGATCAATATACTTATAGAGCTCTTGGAGATGAGAGTGGTTCAATTGCTTCTTGGAGAAAAAtttccgaagcaatttccataaacACTTCTTGTTTTATGTTGTGATTAAGTGCACAACTTTTGTTCGGTTGTGAATAGCATTAAGTTCGGCAGCCAGATGCTCTTTTTCTTGACGGTCTTTGGCCATATGCTTCAACAACAGCTGTTGAGTGCGCATGCTCACTTCAAGATGTGAAGGACGTTGAGTGTTCAACAGACGATCATGTTTAGGTAGCTTGTGTCCATTGAAGGTGTTATGATAATCAGAAGGACTTGAGACTTGAGCCTTTCCCGAAGAGAAATCTTCCATTACTTTTCAGCATATCACGCACATGAGGAATGAAGCTTTTGTGACTGACTTTGGTAAGGTATTCGGTCTTCATTGCATAGTCAACCACTTTCTGAATCCAGGGCGCATATACCTTGATAGTTTTTGGACACTGAGCTAAATCCATCAGTATGCATAGGAACATGTCTTCCACATAGAAGATAAAACCTTGAGAGATGGCATGGATGGTGTTGCAAAGAACATCAGATATCATGTTGTCAGTATTCATTCTAGCCAGCGGATAGAGGGTGTAAgtgagaatgtgataaaatgtctCATTATTGAATGTCAAGTGCTCAGGTAGGGGAGGACCATTTCAGTCACGAATTTTATCTTCACCCATTATGCATTAGAAATCTTCATCAGAGATGGCATCAATGTTGTGAACCCGAATCTCAGTCTTGCCATGTTCAAAACGAGGGAAATGAAAATGAGATACAAAGTCCATGGCAGAGCATTTGCTTCGCTTTCCTTCAGTCATCCATTCCATGATCCACTTAGTGCTATCAGATTCATCACCAGATATATACAGAATAGCATAAAACTGAAGGATAATTTCCCTGTTCCATGGATGTTGAAAGTCAAATACATGCGTGAGGCCATAGTATTTGATGTCTTGCAATACTTGATTAAAACAACCAAGGTTCTTCATCACAGCGATATCTGGGAACTCATGAGGGAAAATCTTAAGGCTGTCATAAAGGATTCTCGAATAGTATGTTGCATGTTCCTGAGTCCACAACTGAGGAGATTCAAATGTGTGGGGCCTGTTGAGGACTTTCTTGAAAGAAATTCGGATGAGTGTTCCGATTGAAAAGAGGCCCTTTGGCGCCAAAACCGGTGGAAAACAATGGCAGGTGCTCACGAGGATAAGGATAGTTCAGTTCATCTTCAACGGAAATCACTTCATCGCCATTGATAACAGAATCTGAATGATGAGTCGAAGTTGATTTTGCTGCAGAAGGATCAGAGGTTCTTCATGCAGTATTGGGTGAGATTCCCAGAGGAGATGGATTTGACACTTGTTCAGGTGCTGACTCAGGCACCAAAGTTCTATCAGCCACTTGGGGCTATTGGTGATTTGCTTCAGAAGTCATTGGAGGAGCATAGGAAGGAACCGAATCATTTGGTTCATCATGGGCAGGAGAAGCTTGTCATTCAAACCGAGGAATTTCACCTTCTTCTAACACTTGGTGCTGAGAAGGATTTTCTGCAGGGGAGGCCACAGGTAGCCTTGGCAAAGTTAATGCATCTACAACTAGTTCATGAGTTGGCGAAGGAATTTCTTGTTTAGGAGTATTTTCTCTCTGTGTATCAacatccggaggaggaggagcattcatcatcttcttcttcttcttcttcttcttcttcttcttcttcttcttcttgctgagCGGAATTTGTCAGAGGTTGCGTGCCACCTTTCCTTTTTGTCGGAGCATCTTCTTCTTGCTCATTTTTATTTGGTTCGactctttttcttttgctggtagaTGGGCCTACCGTTGGGCCCTTTGCACCCAGTTAGTCTAGTTCTTCATTAATGTATTCACTCCCAGAAAGAAACTTTCACTTTGTCAAAAGTTTCAGACTCTTCGAGTGTTATGCACTCATTGCTTCAAAGATGTGTAATTGTTAGCATGGGTGCCGAGTCCAGCTTACTGGACATTTATGAAGTCCAGGatgtttagctcacaccataacgcACAGAATCTTTTCTCATCGAGAGGCTTGGTGAATATATCAGCGAGATTGTCTTCGGTCTTGACATGATTGATGATAATATCCTCTCGAGCCACATGATCACGAATGAAATGATGTCTGATGGCAATGTGCTTCGTGCGAGAATGCTGCACAGGATCGTGTGCAattttgatggcactttcattatcacaatatagagggatatgcttgatcttgatgccataatccttcagtgtttgcttcatccacaataaCTGAGTGCAACATGCACCAACAACAATATATTGTCCTCAGCCGTAGAGAGAGTTACACAATTCTGCTTCCTTGATGACCAACAAACCAATGATctaccgaggaaatgacatgtcccTGAGGTAGATTTCCTGTCAACCAAGTCACCAGCCAAATCTAAGTATGAATAACCAACAAGATCAAACTGTGctcccttaggataccataaacctaaggtgggggtgtgagccaaatatctcagaATTCGCTTGACCGCTTGGTGATGCGATTCTTCCGGTGCAACTTGATAGCGGGCACACATGAAAACACTCAACATAATGTCAGGTCTGGATGCATATAAGTAAAGAAGAGATCCAATCATTAAACGGTAGGCTTTCTGATTGTAATCCTTACCATACACATCTGCATCCAGCTTACCATTCATGGGCATTGGAGTCTTATACCCCTTCATTTTGGAATCTtcaattttgaacttctttagGCACTCTTTCAGATATTTCTCCCGAGAAATGAATATGCCATTTGCATGTTGACGAATTTGCAGTCCGAGAAATAATttgagttcacccatcatggacatttggtATTTATCGGACATCATTTTCTCGAATTCTAAGCTGCAAGCATGGTTAGTACAGCCGAAGataatattgttggggaacgttgcatggaaaacacattttttctatgcacatgcaatatatatccatggagatgcatagctatgagaggggagagtgtgtctacgtaccctcgtagaccgttaagcggaagcgtttaacaatgcgattgatgtagtcgaacacctttgcgatccaaccgatcaagtaccaaacatatgacacctctgagtttagcacacaTATGGATTGATGGCATCTCCTCCTTGATGCATCAAGTAGGGGAGGAGAattagatgggatcacaaccaacacgatgacGTGGTGGTGGAGCATCGACAGTGCTTCGCTAAGCGTCGCCAGGACGAGGCAGTGGAACTATAGAGTAACAGGAGAGAgagggcgccaagggcttggtgtttCCTCTTGGGatgcccctcccctctatatataggtggagggtcATGGGAAAcaacccctccaagccctagggcgcagctaagggggagaggacttggactccaagtccaatcctattcctactagcaCTCCTTCCTTTTTTTGCCTTCATTAGCCATATGGGCTTtcgaggacttggtgcgcctagcccaaaaAGGCCAGGGCATCTCCCCGCATCCCATGCTAGCCCTTGTGTCATGTTGGACCCACtcgtggacttccggacccctccggaatcctccagaaccttctggaagcttcccggcacaatataaaaaaaattgaacctttttccggaacccagaatatgacttcctatatataaatctttacctctcgaccattctgagattcctcatgacatccgggatctcatccgggacttcgaacaacatttggttaccactcatcaaatatcccaatactactctagcgtcaacgaacgttaagcgtgcgaccccgcgggttcgggaattatgtagtcatgaccgagacagctctccggtcaataaccaatagtgggacctggatgcctatATTGATTCCTACTTATTCCACTAAGATCTTTTattggttgaacctttatgacaacatacgtaactccctttgtttgtcggtatgttacttgaccgagattcgatcgtcggtatcttcatacctagttcaatctcattaccagcaagtctctttactcgttccttaatacatcatctcataactaactccttaatcattttgcttgcaagcttcttatgatgtgtattaccgagagggcccagagatacctctccgatacacggagtgacaaatcccaatctcgattcacgccaacttaACAGacatcttcggagatacctgtagagcatctttatgatcacccagttacattgtgacgtttgatagcacacaaggtattccttcgatatctgggagttgcatgatctgatggtcgaaggaatgtgtatttggcattaagaaagcagtagcaataaactgaacgatcatatgctaagctaatagatgggtcttgtcaaATGACAAtcctgtctatggttaggaaaccttaaccatcttttgatcaacgagctagtctagtagaggatcactagggacatggtatttgtttatgtatccacacaagtattgaagtttccggtgaatacaattctagcatgaataataaacctttatcatgattaaggaaatataataataaccattttattattgcctctagggcatatttccatcagtctcccacttgcactagagtcaataatctagttcacatcgccatgtgatcaatacccatagttcacatcgccatgtggctaacacccaaagagtttactagagtcaataatctagttcacatcaccatgtgattaacacccaaatagtactatggtgtgatcatgtttttcttgtgagagaggtttagtcaacgggtttgccacattcagattcgtatgtattttgcaattttctatgtctaaaatgctctgcatggagctactctagctatttgctcccacttccaatacatatccagattgagactcagagtcatccgaatcgatgtcaaagcttacatcgacgtaaccctttatgacgaactctttatcacctccataatcgagaaacatttccttagtcctcttaggtaactaaggatattTTTTTACCGttatccagtggtccactcctggatcactattgtacccccttgccaaactcatggcaaggcacacaacaggtctggtacacaacagggcatactttatagaacctatggccaaggcatagggaatgactttcattctctctctatcttctgccatggtcaggctttgagtcttactcaacttcacaccttgcaacataggcaagaaccctttctttgactggtccattttgaacttcttcaaaactttgccaaggtatgtgctttgtgaaagtcctattaagcgtctcgtctatccctatagatcttgatgcccaatatataagtagcttcaccgagctctttcattgaaaaattcttattcaagtatccttttatactatcaagaaattctatatcatttccaatcaagaatatgtcatccacatataatatcagaaattctacagagctcccactcactttcttttaaataccggcttcaccgtaagtctgaataaaacaatatgctttgatcaccttatcaaagcgtatattccaactctgagatgcttgcactagtccatagatggatcgctggggcttgcacactttgtcggcacccttaggatcgacaaaaccttctggttgcatcatatacaactcttcttgaagaaatccattaaggaatgcaattttgatgtccatttgccaaatttcataatcataaaatgcggcaattgctaacatgattccgaaagacttaagcatcgctacgggtgagaaagtctcatcatagtcaaccccttgaacttgtcgaaaacctttcgcgacaagtcgaactttgaagacagtgatattaccatcaatgcacgtcttcctcttgaagatccatttactttcaatggcctgccgatcatcgggcaagtccaccaaagtccacactttgttctcatacatggatcctatctcagattttatggcctcaagccatttatcagaatctgggctcatcgtagcttcttgatagttcataggtttgccattgtctaacaacatgacttccaggacaggatcacaataccactctggtgtggagcatgttctggtcgacctacgaggttcagcaatAACTTGATCcgaggtttcatgatcattatcattaggcTTCCTCTCTagtgctggaaatatgccctagaggcaataataaaatgattattattatatttccttgttaatgatattcatttattatccatgctataactatattgaccggaaactcaaatacatgtgtagatacatagacaacaacgtatccctagtaagcctctgccggactagctcattgatcaaatatggctatggtttcctagccatggacatgagttgttatttgataacgggctcacatcatcaggagaatgatgtgatggacaagacccaaactataaatgtagcatatgatcgtgtcaagtttatttctattgttttctgcatgtcaagtatatattcctatgaccatgagatcatgcaactcactaacaccggaggagtaccttgtgtgtaccaaacatcacaacgtaactgggtgactataaaggtgctcaaAGGTATCTTCGAGGGTGtccgttgagttggcatggatcaagactgggatttgtcactccgtatgacggagaggtatctcagggctcactcggtaatacagcatcacaatgagcttgcaagcaatgtgaccaatgagttagtcacgagatcttgtattatagaatgagtaaagagacttgctggtaacgagattgaactaagcttggagataccgacgatcgaatctcaggtaagtaacataccgatagacaaagggaactacatgcaggattagctgaatccttgacatcgaggttcgaccgataagatcttcgtagaatgtgtaggaaccaatatgggcatccatgccccgctattggttattgaccgtagaggtgtctcggtcatgtctgcatagttctcgaaaccgcagggtctacacacttaacgtttggtgacgatataagtatagttgagtcattatggtggttacttaagattgttcggagtcccggatgagatcccagacgtgacAAGGAACTCcgtaatggtccagaggtgaagattgatatattggacgaagggtattggagtccggaattgttccgggggtatcgGGTGATGACCAGTGTCATCGAAAGGGGTTTCAAGGgcccccgacaagtgttggggggcccatggcccaaggggagggggcaaaccagaccactaaggggctgagcaccccctcaccccatctcacataaccaggagggttgggggcaccccctagggcttcccaccactttggcttgggggccaagtctgcTAGGgggaaaacccatctagggtttccctcttgTGGCCGCCGACCCTAGATGGGATCCCCTAGGGGCGCCCCCactcccccttcccccctatatatagagaggtagagagagggaagccacacccatctatgccacggcgctgccctccctctccctcgtagcCATCTTCTTatctgtagtgcttagcgaagctctgccgagatttccccaccaccaccgccaccatgccgtcgtgctacccgaggactcgagctactacttcaccatcgcttgctggatcgaggaggtgaaggcgtcatcaagccatacgtgtgttgaacacagaggtgccatccgttcggcgctagatcgggagttcgcgggacggatcgtgattgggtcgcgaagacgttggactacatcaaccgcgtttcttaacgcttatgcttagcgatctacaagggtatgtagatgcaatctttCCTCTTGTAGATGTCCATCTCCTAGGTTGATCTTGGTGAGCTTAG is a genomic window containing:
- the LOC123094847 gene encoding acid phosphatase 1, translated to MHLPWRNHSFLFFSLHWTMTQPDRESVMNLPGLDPLPIKSTRTPAAATHKSDTSLDRPVCLPRASLARRSSPRLFGNPARAALMGSSQALALWVVITHLLSLGGGFASCAWPSSATHDDAGCLSWRVMVEANNARGWRTVPAPCVGYVKAYMTRGQYGRDLDSVMEQVSAYVDQIAAAAADGLDAWIFDIDDTCLSNLLYYQAKRFGAYDPMAFKKWASQGACPGIPPVLGLFAALQDKGFKVFLVSGRDEQTLGSCTSQNLESEGFSGYERLMMRTPEYRGQSSSLFKSAMRKQLVDEGYRIRGNVGDQWSDLQGDNVGDRVFKIPNPMYFVP